The following coding sequences lie in one Rutidosis leptorrhynchoides isolate AG116_Rl617_1_P2 chromosome 6, CSIRO_AGI_Rlap_v1, whole genome shotgun sequence genomic window:
- the LOC139855300 gene encoding uncharacterized protein gives MVKLKNSRNSFALLYRLDNEPAGSIRDRIRITDHGTAALQPNWIRISTGRTGKELEDLEALVGAFEFNNNGVDTCSWSLSNNGIFFVRSLSTLIDKRLLGDASISNETMKNNLVPKKIEIFVWRACQKRLPVRIELDKRGIDLNSVRCPLCDDDLETVDHSLIFCKCAMDVWDRVFAWWGFGSMSNLSINEVFVVTKP, from the coding sequence ATGGTTAAGCTAAAAAATTCTCGCAACTCGTTTGCCCTGTTATATCGATTGGATAACGAGCCGGCAGGATCCATTCGCGACAGAATCAGAATCACGGATCATGGGACAGCAGCCTTGCAACCGAATTGGATCAGAATTTCGACGGGAAGAACAGGAAAAGAGCTCGAAGATCTCGAAGCACTTGTGGGTGCTTTCGAATTCAACAACAACGGGGTGGACACGTGCTCTTGGTCATTGTCTAATAACGGTATCTTCTTTGTTCGATCTCTTTCCACTCTTATAGATAAACGGTTACTTGGTGATGCATCAATTTCCAATGAAACGATGAAAAACAACCTTGTTCCTAAGAAGATCGAAATTTTTGTGTGGCGGGCATGCCAAAAAAGATTGCCCGTCCGAATTGAGCTTGATAAAAGGGGGATAGATTTGAATAGTGTTAGATGTCCGTTATGTGATGATGATCTAGAGACCGTTGACCACTCCTTAATCTTTTGTAAATGTGCTATGGACGTGTGGGATCGAGTTTTTGCTTGGTGGGGTTTTGGTAGTATGTCAAACCTTAGTATCAATGAAGTATTTGTAGTGACCAAACCTTAG